Proteins from a single region of Catharus ustulatus isolate bCatUst1 chromosome 22, bCatUst1.pri.v2, whole genome shotgun sequence:
- the ABHD15 gene encoding protein ABHD15, whose protein sequence is MLSPEGLVAAAAVLMGLGLLAWCLWPRRLEVPGDVGEEEEEEEEEGIPFMVEEGSGQCRLLCKPSALAQHLVRSLGRSAALRGGRWPWPRWPQLQMLWQLLQPPEPEPVVARELLQLPDAGLVALDWLVGPWGAAGGGGGGVSSPVLLLIPNAAGKVTGGLLQLGLRALERGFIPVIFNRRGHNGCPLTTPRLQPFGDPGDLREAVTYLRCRHPSASLLAVSEGSGSGLLLAYLGESGSSSRLLAAACLSPIFRGRDWFEAGMPWLYEWPLLLHLKQGLSRYTGALAEVVDMDRLLGSRSLRELEETLFCRTRSRPTSWESYWERNEPLRDADEAAVPVLCLCSADDPVRGPPARSLPRELFRSSPFFFLLLSPLGGHCGFPRRGAGRCWAHEAVLEYFRAMGEFLRTEERRKGQPRPRRWGGSPVEPPVFTWQRSYTR, encoded by the exons ATGCTGTCCCCGGAGGGTTTGGTGGCCGCAGCCGCGGTGCTCATGGGGCTGGGCCTGCTGGCTTGGTGCCTTTGGCCAAGGAGGCTGGAGGTGCCTGGAGAcgtgggagaggaggaggaggaggaggaggaggaggggattCCCTTCATGGTCGAGGAGGGCTCAGGGCAGTGCCGGCTGCTGTGCAAGCCCTCGGCTCTGGCCCAGCACCTGGTGAGGAGCTTGGGGCGGTCAGCGGCGCTGCGGGGGGGACGCTGGCCATGGCCACGCTGGCCCCAGCTCCAgatgctgtggcagctcctACAGCCACCTGAGCCGGAGCCAGTGGTGGCCcgtgagctcctgcagctgcccgACGCTGGGCTGGTGGCCCTGGACTGGCTGGTGGGGCCGTGGGGGGCTGcgggtggtggtggtggaggtgtttccagcccagtgctgctgctcatcccCAACGCTGCCGGGAAGGTGACGggggggctgctgcagctggggctgcgGGCGCTGGAGCGGGGCTTCATCCCCGTCATCTTCAACCGCCGGGGCCACAACGGCTGCCCCCTCACCACCCCCCGGCTCCAGCCCTTCGGGGATCCCGGCGACCTGCGGGAGGCTGTGACCTACCTGCGCTGCCGGCAcccctctgcctctctgctggccGTCAGCGAGGGCtcgggctcggggctgctgctcgCCTACCTGGGCGAGAGCGGCTCCTCCAGCCGCCTGCTCGCCGCCGCCTGCCTCTCTCCCATCTTCCGTGGCCGAGACTGGTTTGAGGCTGGGATGCCCTGGCTTTACGAGTGGCCGCTGCTCCTCCACCTCAAGCAGGGATTGAGCAG GTACACGGGGGCCCTGGCCGAGGTGGTGGACATGGACAGGCTTCTGGGCAGCCGCTCGCTGCGGGAGCTGGAGGAAACCCTCTTCTGCCGGACTCGGAGCCGCCCCACCAGCTGGGAGAGCTACTGGGAGCGCAACGAGCCCCTGCGGGATGCGGACGAGGCGGCGGTGCCggtgctgtgcctgtgcagcGCCGACGACCCCGTGCGCGGCCCCCCGGCCCGGAGCCTGCCCAGGGAGCTCTTCCGCAGCAGCCCcttcttcttcctgctgctgagcccgCTCGGGGGGCACTGCGGCTTCCcccggcggggagcggggcgcTGCTGGGCCCACGAGGCCGTGCTGGAATATTTCAGGGCCATGGGCGAGTTCCTGCGGAcggaggagaggaggaaggggcagccgcggccccgcaggtGGGGGGGTTCCCCGGTGGAGCCCCCCGTGTTCACCTGGCAGAGGTCTTACACTCGATAG
- the GIT1 gene encoding ARF GTPase-activating protein GIT1 isoform X2, protein MSRKAPRAEVCADCSAPDPGWASINRGVLICDECCSVHRSLGRHISIVKHLRHSPWPATLLQMVHTLASNGANSIWEHSLLDPAQVQSGRRKANPQDKVHPTKSEFIRAKYQMLAFVHKLPCRDDDGVTAKDLSKQLHSSVRTGNLETCLRLLSLGAQANFFHPEKGTTPLHVAAKAGQILQAELLVVYGADPGAPDVNGRTPIDYARQAAQHELAERLVECQYELTDRLAFYLCGRKPDHKNGHYIIPQMADSLDLSELAKAAKKKLQALSNRLFEELAMDVYDEVDRRENDAVWLTTQNHSTLVTERSAVPFLPVNPEYSATRNQGRQKLARFNAREFATLLIDILGEAKRRQQGKSLLSPTDALDYSLRSQSDLDDQHDYDSVASDEDTDQELLRNASRNNRARSMDSSDLSDGPITLQEYLEVKKALAASEAKVQQLMKVNNSLSDELRRLQREIHKLQAENTQIRQQTGPAHPTPAPSERPEHGHPPGTAPPHRRDRQAFSMYEPGSALKPFGQPVEELVTRLQPFSPGEVEDEALYSMHIPASVYRIRKGPSASSVPFPPSSPLLSCPPDGARHMSKLDRHGSGTDSDYDNTQAGEVLVSMEGKRFVDLSKDEDFPHELDPLDGELDPGLPSTEDVILKTEQVTKNIQELLRAAQESKHDSFVPCSEKIHLAVTEMASLFPKKPALETVRSSLRLLNTSAYRLQSECRKTVPPEPGATVDYQLLTQQVIQCAYDIAKAAKQLVTITTREKKQ, encoded by the exons ATGTCCCGGAAGGCGCCGCGGGCAGAGGTGTGCGCCGACTGCAGCGCCCCAG ACCCTGGCTGGGCGTCCATCAACCGCGGGGTGCTCATCTGCGACGAGTGCTGCAGCGTGCACCGCAGCCTGGGCCGCCACATCTCCATCGTCAAGCACCTGCGCCACAGCCCCTGGCCCGCCACCCTGCTCCAG aTGGTGCACACCTTGGCGAGCAATGGGGCCAACTCCATCTGGGAGCACTCGCTGCTGGATCCAGCGCAGGTGCAGAGCGGGCGCCGGAAGGCAAACCCCCAGGACAAAGTGCA ccctaCCAAGTCTGAGTTCATCCGTGCCAAGTACCAGATGCTGGCCTTCGTCCACAAGCTGCCCTGCCGGGATGACGACGGCGTCACTGCCAAGGACCTCAGCAAG CAATTGCACTCGAGCGTGCGGACGGGCAACCTGGAGACCTGCCTGCGCCTGCTCTCGCTGGGTGCCCAGGCCAACTTCTTCCACCCG GAGAAGGGCACCACACCATTGCACGTGGCCGCCAAGGCCGGGCAGatcctgcaggcagagctgctggtggtCTACGGTGCCGACCCCGGGGCGCCCGACGTGAACGGCCGGACCCCCATTGACTATGCCAG GCAGGCAGCCCAGCACGAGCTGGCGGAGCGGCTGGTGGAGTGCCAGTATGAGCTGACCGACCGGCTGGCCTTCTACCTCTGCGGCAGGAAGCCAG ACCACAAGAATGGGCACTACATCATCCCACAGATGGCTGACAG CCTGGACCTCTCAGAACTGGCCAAGGCAGCCAAGAAGAAGCTGCAGGCG ctcagcaacCGGCTCTTCGAGGAGCTGGCCATGGACGTGTACGACGAGGTGGACCGCCGGGAGAACGACGCGG TCTGGCTGACGACGCAGAACCACAGCACGCTGGTGACAGAGCGCAGTGCCGTCCCCTTCCTCCCGGTCAACCCCGAGTACTCAGCCACACGCAACCAG ggCCGGCAAAAACTGGCCAGGTTCAACGCCAGGGAGTTTGCCACCTTGCTGATCGACATCCTTGGGGAAGCCAAGCGCCGGCAGCAGGGGAAGAGTCTGCTCAGTCCCACAG ACGCCCTCGACTACTCGCTGCGGAGCCAGAGTGACCTGGACGACCAGCACGACTACGACAGCGTCGCCTCTGACGAGGACACGGACCAGGAGCTGCTGCGCAACGCCTCCCGCAACAACCGCGCCAGG agcatgGACTCCTCCGACCTGTCAGATGGCCCCATCACGCTGCAGGAGTACCTGGAGGTGAAGAAGGCTCTGGCTGCCTCTGAGGCCAAGGTGCAGCAGCTGATGAAGGTGAACAACAGCCTGAGCGATGAGCTGCGCCGGCTGCAGCGTGAG ATCCACAAACTGCAGGCAGAGAACACGCAGATCCGGCAGCAGACTGGtcctgcacatcccaccccGGCCCCCAGCGAGCGGCCGGAGCACGGGCACCCCCCGGGCACGGcccccccgcaccgccgggaCCGCCAGGCCTTCTCCATGTACGAGCCAGGCTCGGCGCTGAAACCCTTCGGGCAGCCGGTGGAGGAGCTGGTGACACGGCTCCAGCCCTTCAGCCCTGGC GAGGTGGAGGACGAGGCTCTGTACTCCATGCACATCCCGGCCAGCGTGTACCGG aTCCGGAAAGGTCCATCTGCCTCCTCGGTGCCCTTCCCTCCATCCTCTCCGCTGCTCTCCTGCCCGCCTGATGGTGCCCGGCACATG AGCAAGCTGGACCGGCACGGCAGCGGCACTGACAGCGACTATGACAACACACAGGCCGGTGAGGTTCTGGTCAG CATGGAGGGGAAGCGGTTTGTGGACCTGAGCAAGGATGAGGATTTCCCCCACGAGCTGGACCCGCTGGACGGGGAGCTGGACCCCGGCCTTCCCAGCACGGAGGATGTCATCCTCAAAACTGAGCAGGTCACCAAGAacatccaggagctgctgcgGGCAGCACAAGAGTCCAAGCATGACAG CTTTGTGCCCTGCTCAGAGAAGATCCACTTGGCTGTGACAGAGATGGCATCACTCTTCCCTAAG AAACCAGCACTGGAGACGGTGCGGAGCTCCCTGCGGCTGCTCAACACCAGCGCCTACCGGCTGCAGAGCGAGTGCCGCAAGACCGTGCCCCCCGAGCCCGGTGCCACCGTGGACTACCAGCTCCTGACCCAGCAGGTCATCCAGTGTGCCTACGACATCGCCAAGGCCGCCAAGCAGCTGGTCACCATCACCACGCGTGAGAAGAAGCAGTGA
- the GIT1 gene encoding ARF GTPase-activating protein GIT1 isoform X4, translating into MSRKAPRAEVCADCSAPDPGWASINRGVLICDECCSVHRSLGRHISIVKHLRHSPWPATLLQMVHTLASNGANSIWEHSLLDPAQVQSGRRKANPQDKVHPTKSEFIRAKYQMLAFVHKLPCRDDDGVTAKDLSKQLHSSVRTGNLETCLRLLSLGAQANFFHPEKGTTPLHVAAKAGQILQAELLVVYGADPGAPDVNGRTPIDYARQAAQHELAERLVECQYELTDRLAFYLCGRKPDHKNGHYIIPQMADSLDLSELAKAAKKKLQALSNRLFEELAMDVYDEVDRRENDAVWLTTQNHSTLVTERSAVPFLPVNPEYSATRNQGRQKLARFNAREFATLLIDILGEAKRRQQGKSLLSPTDALDYSLRSQSDLDDQHDYDSVASDEDTDQELLRNASRNNRARSMDSSDLSDGPITLQEYLEVKKALAASEAKVQQLMKVNNSLSDELRRLQREIHKLQAENTQIRQQTGPAHPTPAPSERPEHGHPPGTAPPHRRDRQAFSMYEPGSALKPFGQPVEELVTRLQPFSPGIRKGPSASSVPFPPSSPLLSCPPDGARHMSKLDRHGSGTDSDYDNTQAGEVLVSMEGKRFVDLSKDEDFPHELDPLDGELDPGLPSTEDVILKTEQVTKNIQELLRAAQESKHDSFVPCSEKIHLAVTEMASLFPKKPALETVRSSLRLLNTSAYRLQSECRKTVPPEPGATVDYQLLTQQVIQCAYDIAKAAKQLVTITTREKKQ; encoded by the exons ATGTCCCGGAAGGCGCCGCGGGCAGAGGTGTGCGCCGACTGCAGCGCCCCAG ACCCTGGCTGGGCGTCCATCAACCGCGGGGTGCTCATCTGCGACGAGTGCTGCAGCGTGCACCGCAGCCTGGGCCGCCACATCTCCATCGTCAAGCACCTGCGCCACAGCCCCTGGCCCGCCACCCTGCTCCAG aTGGTGCACACCTTGGCGAGCAATGGGGCCAACTCCATCTGGGAGCACTCGCTGCTGGATCCAGCGCAGGTGCAGAGCGGGCGCCGGAAGGCAAACCCCCAGGACAAAGTGCA ccctaCCAAGTCTGAGTTCATCCGTGCCAAGTACCAGATGCTGGCCTTCGTCCACAAGCTGCCCTGCCGGGATGACGACGGCGTCACTGCCAAGGACCTCAGCAAG CAATTGCACTCGAGCGTGCGGACGGGCAACCTGGAGACCTGCCTGCGCCTGCTCTCGCTGGGTGCCCAGGCCAACTTCTTCCACCCG GAGAAGGGCACCACACCATTGCACGTGGCCGCCAAGGCCGGGCAGatcctgcaggcagagctgctggtggtCTACGGTGCCGACCCCGGGGCGCCCGACGTGAACGGCCGGACCCCCATTGACTATGCCAG GCAGGCAGCCCAGCACGAGCTGGCGGAGCGGCTGGTGGAGTGCCAGTATGAGCTGACCGACCGGCTGGCCTTCTACCTCTGCGGCAGGAAGCCAG ACCACAAGAATGGGCACTACATCATCCCACAGATGGCTGACAG CCTGGACCTCTCAGAACTGGCCAAGGCAGCCAAGAAGAAGCTGCAGGCG ctcagcaacCGGCTCTTCGAGGAGCTGGCCATGGACGTGTACGACGAGGTGGACCGCCGGGAGAACGACGCGG TCTGGCTGACGACGCAGAACCACAGCACGCTGGTGACAGAGCGCAGTGCCGTCCCCTTCCTCCCGGTCAACCCCGAGTACTCAGCCACACGCAACCAG ggCCGGCAAAAACTGGCCAGGTTCAACGCCAGGGAGTTTGCCACCTTGCTGATCGACATCCTTGGGGAAGCCAAGCGCCGGCAGCAGGGGAAGAGTCTGCTCAGTCCCACAG ACGCCCTCGACTACTCGCTGCGGAGCCAGAGTGACCTGGACGACCAGCACGACTACGACAGCGTCGCCTCTGACGAGGACACGGACCAGGAGCTGCTGCGCAACGCCTCCCGCAACAACCGCGCCAGG agcatgGACTCCTCCGACCTGTCAGATGGCCCCATCACGCTGCAGGAGTACCTGGAGGTGAAGAAGGCTCTGGCTGCCTCTGAGGCCAAGGTGCAGCAGCTGATGAAGGTGAACAACAGCCTGAGCGATGAGCTGCGCCGGCTGCAGCGTGAG ATCCACAAACTGCAGGCAGAGAACACGCAGATCCGGCAGCAGACTGGtcctgcacatcccaccccGGCCCCCAGCGAGCGGCCGGAGCACGGGCACCCCCCGGGCACGGcccccccgcaccgccgggaCCGCCAGGCCTTCTCCATGTACGAGCCAGGCTCGGCGCTGAAACCCTTCGGGCAGCCGGTGGAGGAGCTGGTGACACGGCTCCAGCCCTTCAGCCCTGGC aTCCGGAAAGGTCCATCTGCCTCCTCGGTGCCCTTCCCTCCATCCTCTCCGCTGCTCTCCTGCCCGCCTGATGGTGCCCGGCACATG AGCAAGCTGGACCGGCACGGCAGCGGCACTGACAGCGACTATGACAACACACAGGCCGGTGAGGTTCTGGTCAG CATGGAGGGGAAGCGGTTTGTGGACCTGAGCAAGGATGAGGATTTCCCCCACGAGCTGGACCCGCTGGACGGGGAGCTGGACCCCGGCCTTCCCAGCACGGAGGATGTCATCCTCAAAACTGAGCAGGTCACCAAGAacatccaggagctgctgcgGGCAGCACAAGAGTCCAAGCATGACAG CTTTGTGCCCTGCTCAGAGAAGATCCACTTGGCTGTGACAGAGATGGCATCACTCTTCCCTAAG AAACCAGCACTGGAGACGGTGCGGAGCTCCCTGCGGCTGCTCAACACCAGCGCCTACCGGCTGCAGAGCGAGTGCCGCAAGACCGTGCCCCCCGAGCCCGGTGCCACCGTGGACTACCAGCTCCTGACCCAGCAGGTCATCCAGTGTGCCTACGACATCGCCAAGGCCGCCAAGCAGCTGGTCACCATCACCACGCGTGAGAAGAAGCAGTGA
- the GIT1 gene encoding ARF GTPase-activating protein GIT1 isoform X3, producing the protein MSRKAPRAEVCADCSAPDPGWASINRGVLICDECCSVHRSLGRHISIVKHLRHSPWPATLLQMVHTLASNGANSIWEHSLLDPAQVQSGRRKANPQDKVHPTKSEFIRAKYQMLAFVHKLPCRDDDGVTAKDLSKQLHSSVRTGNLETCLRLLSLGAQANFFHPEKGTTPLHVAAKAGQILQAELLVVYGADPGAPDVNGRTPIDYARQAAQHELAERLVECQYELTDRLAFYLCGRKPDHKNGHYIIPQMADRVRPKCMAQSLDLSELAKAAKKKLQALSNRLFEELAMDVYDEVDRRENDAVWLTTQNHSTLVTERSAVPFLPVNPEYSATRNQGRQKLARFNAREFATLLIDILGEAKRRQQGKSLLSPTDALDYSLRSQSDLDDQHDYDSVASDEDTDQELLRNASRNNRARSMDSSDLSDGPITLQEYLEVKKALAASEAKVQQLMKVNNSLSDELRRLQREIHKLQAENTQIRQQTGPAHPTPAPSERPEHGHPPGTAPPHRRDRQAFSMYEPGSALKPFGQPVEELVTRLQPFSPGIRKGPSASSVPFPPSSPLLSCPPDGARHMSKLDRHGSGTDSDYDNTQAGEVLVSMEGKRFVDLSKDEDFPHELDPLDGELDPGLPSTEDVILKTEQVTKNIQELLRAAQESKHDSFVPCSEKIHLAVTEMASLFPKKPALETVRSSLRLLNTSAYRLQSECRKTVPPEPGATVDYQLLTQQVIQCAYDIAKAAKQLVTITTREKKQ; encoded by the exons ATGTCCCGGAAGGCGCCGCGGGCAGAGGTGTGCGCCGACTGCAGCGCCCCAG ACCCTGGCTGGGCGTCCATCAACCGCGGGGTGCTCATCTGCGACGAGTGCTGCAGCGTGCACCGCAGCCTGGGCCGCCACATCTCCATCGTCAAGCACCTGCGCCACAGCCCCTGGCCCGCCACCCTGCTCCAG aTGGTGCACACCTTGGCGAGCAATGGGGCCAACTCCATCTGGGAGCACTCGCTGCTGGATCCAGCGCAGGTGCAGAGCGGGCGCCGGAAGGCAAACCCCCAGGACAAAGTGCA ccctaCCAAGTCTGAGTTCATCCGTGCCAAGTACCAGATGCTGGCCTTCGTCCACAAGCTGCCCTGCCGGGATGACGACGGCGTCACTGCCAAGGACCTCAGCAAG CAATTGCACTCGAGCGTGCGGACGGGCAACCTGGAGACCTGCCTGCGCCTGCTCTCGCTGGGTGCCCAGGCCAACTTCTTCCACCCG GAGAAGGGCACCACACCATTGCACGTGGCCGCCAAGGCCGGGCAGatcctgcaggcagagctgctggtggtCTACGGTGCCGACCCCGGGGCGCCCGACGTGAACGGCCGGACCCCCATTGACTATGCCAG GCAGGCAGCCCAGCACGAGCTGGCGGAGCGGCTGGTGGAGTGCCAGTATGAGCTGACCGACCGGCTGGCCTTCTACCTCTGCGGCAGGAAGCCAG ACCACAAGAATGGGCACTACATCATCCCACAGATGGCTGACAG GGTGCGCCCAAAGTGCATGGCACAGAG CCTGGACCTCTCAGAACTGGCCAAGGCAGCCAAGAAGAAGCTGCAGGCG ctcagcaacCGGCTCTTCGAGGAGCTGGCCATGGACGTGTACGACGAGGTGGACCGCCGGGAGAACGACGCGG TCTGGCTGACGACGCAGAACCACAGCACGCTGGTGACAGAGCGCAGTGCCGTCCCCTTCCTCCCGGTCAACCCCGAGTACTCAGCCACACGCAACCAG ggCCGGCAAAAACTGGCCAGGTTCAACGCCAGGGAGTTTGCCACCTTGCTGATCGACATCCTTGGGGAAGCCAAGCGCCGGCAGCAGGGGAAGAGTCTGCTCAGTCCCACAG ACGCCCTCGACTACTCGCTGCGGAGCCAGAGTGACCTGGACGACCAGCACGACTACGACAGCGTCGCCTCTGACGAGGACACGGACCAGGAGCTGCTGCGCAACGCCTCCCGCAACAACCGCGCCAGG agcatgGACTCCTCCGACCTGTCAGATGGCCCCATCACGCTGCAGGAGTACCTGGAGGTGAAGAAGGCTCTGGCTGCCTCTGAGGCCAAGGTGCAGCAGCTGATGAAGGTGAACAACAGCCTGAGCGATGAGCTGCGCCGGCTGCAGCGTGAG ATCCACAAACTGCAGGCAGAGAACACGCAGATCCGGCAGCAGACTGGtcctgcacatcccaccccGGCCCCCAGCGAGCGGCCGGAGCACGGGCACCCCCCGGGCACGGcccccccgcaccgccgggaCCGCCAGGCCTTCTCCATGTACGAGCCAGGCTCGGCGCTGAAACCCTTCGGGCAGCCGGTGGAGGAGCTGGTGACACGGCTCCAGCCCTTCAGCCCTGGC aTCCGGAAAGGTCCATCTGCCTCCTCGGTGCCCTTCCCTCCATCCTCTCCGCTGCTCTCCTGCCCGCCTGATGGTGCCCGGCACATG AGCAAGCTGGACCGGCACGGCAGCGGCACTGACAGCGACTATGACAACACACAGGCCGGTGAGGTTCTGGTCAG CATGGAGGGGAAGCGGTTTGTGGACCTGAGCAAGGATGAGGATTTCCCCCACGAGCTGGACCCGCTGGACGGGGAGCTGGACCCCGGCCTTCCCAGCACGGAGGATGTCATCCTCAAAACTGAGCAGGTCACCAAGAacatccaggagctgctgcgGGCAGCACAAGAGTCCAAGCATGACAG CTTTGTGCCCTGCTCAGAGAAGATCCACTTGGCTGTGACAGAGATGGCATCACTCTTCCCTAAG AAACCAGCACTGGAGACGGTGCGGAGCTCCCTGCGGCTGCTCAACACCAGCGCCTACCGGCTGCAGAGCGAGTGCCGCAAGACCGTGCCCCCCGAGCCCGGTGCCACCGTGGACTACCAGCTCCTGACCCAGCAGGTCATCCAGTGTGCCTACGACATCGCCAAGGCCGCCAAGCAGCTGGTCACCATCACCACGCGTGAGAAGAAGCAGTGA
- the GIT1 gene encoding ARF GTPase-activating protein GIT1 isoform X1: MSRKAPRAEVCADCSAPDPGWASINRGVLICDECCSVHRSLGRHISIVKHLRHSPWPATLLQMVHTLASNGANSIWEHSLLDPAQVQSGRRKANPQDKVHPTKSEFIRAKYQMLAFVHKLPCRDDDGVTAKDLSKQLHSSVRTGNLETCLRLLSLGAQANFFHPEKGTTPLHVAAKAGQILQAELLVVYGADPGAPDVNGRTPIDYARQAAQHELAERLVECQYELTDRLAFYLCGRKPDHKNGHYIIPQMADRVRPKCMAQSLDLSELAKAAKKKLQALSNRLFEELAMDVYDEVDRRENDAVWLTTQNHSTLVTERSAVPFLPVNPEYSATRNQGRQKLARFNAREFATLLIDILGEAKRRQQGKSLLSPTDALDYSLRSQSDLDDQHDYDSVASDEDTDQELLRNASRNNRARSMDSSDLSDGPITLQEYLEVKKALAASEAKVQQLMKVNNSLSDELRRLQREIHKLQAENTQIRQQTGPAHPTPAPSERPEHGHPPGTAPPHRRDRQAFSMYEPGSALKPFGQPVEELVTRLQPFSPGEVEDEALYSMHIPASVYRIRKGPSASSVPFPPSSPLLSCPPDGARHMSKLDRHGSGTDSDYDNTQAGEVLVSMEGKRFVDLSKDEDFPHELDPLDGELDPGLPSTEDVILKTEQVTKNIQELLRAAQESKHDSFVPCSEKIHLAVTEMASLFPKKPALETVRSSLRLLNTSAYRLQSECRKTVPPEPGATVDYQLLTQQVIQCAYDIAKAAKQLVTITTREKKQ, from the exons ATGTCCCGGAAGGCGCCGCGGGCAGAGGTGTGCGCCGACTGCAGCGCCCCAG ACCCTGGCTGGGCGTCCATCAACCGCGGGGTGCTCATCTGCGACGAGTGCTGCAGCGTGCACCGCAGCCTGGGCCGCCACATCTCCATCGTCAAGCACCTGCGCCACAGCCCCTGGCCCGCCACCCTGCTCCAG aTGGTGCACACCTTGGCGAGCAATGGGGCCAACTCCATCTGGGAGCACTCGCTGCTGGATCCAGCGCAGGTGCAGAGCGGGCGCCGGAAGGCAAACCCCCAGGACAAAGTGCA ccctaCCAAGTCTGAGTTCATCCGTGCCAAGTACCAGATGCTGGCCTTCGTCCACAAGCTGCCCTGCCGGGATGACGACGGCGTCACTGCCAAGGACCTCAGCAAG CAATTGCACTCGAGCGTGCGGACGGGCAACCTGGAGACCTGCCTGCGCCTGCTCTCGCTGGGTGCCCAGGCCAACTTCTTCCACCCG GAGAAGGGCACCACACCATTGCACGTGGCCGCCAAGGCCGGGCAGatcctgcaggcagagctgctggtggtCTACGGTGCCGACCCCGGGGCGCCCGACGTGAACGGCCGGACCCCCATTGACTATGCCAG GCAGGCAGCCCAGCACGAGCTGGCGGAGCGGCTGGTGGAGTGCCAGTATGAGCTGACCGACCGGCTGGCCTTCTACCTCTGCGGCAGGAAGCCAG ACCACAAGAATGGGCACTACATCATCCCACAGATGGCTGACAG GGTGCGCCCAAAGTGCATGGCACAGAG CCTGGACCTCTCAGAACTGGCCAAGGCAGCCAAGAAGAAGCTGCAGGCG ctcagcaacCGGCTCTTCGAGGAGCTGGCCATGGACGTGTACGACGAGGTGGACCGCCGGGAGAACGACGCGG TCTGGCTGACGACGCAGAACCACAGCACGCTGGTGACAGAGCGCAGTGCCGTCCCCTTCCTCCCGGTCAACCCCGAGTACTCAGCCACACGCAACCAG ggCCGGCAAAAACTGGCCAGGTTCAACGCCAGGGAGTTTGCCACCTTGCTGATCGACATCCTTGGGGAAGCCAAGCGCCGGCAGCAGGGGAAGAGTCTGCTCAGTCCCACAG ACGCCCTCGACTACTCGCTGCGGAGCCAGAGTGACCTGGACGACCAGCACGACTACGACAGCGTCGCCTCTGACGAGGACACGGACCAGGAGCTGCTGCGCAACGCCTCCCGCAACAACCGCGCCAGG agcatgGACTCCTCCGACCTGTCAGATGGCCCCATCACGCTGCAGGAGTACCTGGAGGTGAAGAAGGCTCTGGCTGCCTCTGAGGCCAAGGTGCAGCAGCTGATGAAGGTGAACAACAGCCTGAGCGATGAGCTGCGCCGGCTGCAGCGTGAG ATCCACAAACTGCAGGCAGAGAACACGCAGATCCGGCAGCAGACTGGtcctgcacatcccaccccGGCCCCCAGCGAGCGGCCGGAGCACGGGCACCCCCCGGGCACGGcccccccgcaccgccgggaCCGCCAGGCCTTCTCCATGTACGAGCCAGGCTCGGCGCTGAAACCCTTCGGGCAGCCGGTGGAGGAGCTGGTGACACGGCTCCAGCCCTTCAGCCCTGGC GAGGTGGAGGACGAGGCTCTGTACTCCATGCACATCCCGGCCAGCGTGTACCGG aTCCGGAAAGGTCCATCTGCCTCCTCGGTGCCCTTCCCTCCATCCTCTCCGCTGCTCTCCTGCCCGCCTGATGGTGCCCGGCACATG AGCAAGCTGGACCGGCACGGCAGCGGCACTGACAGCGACTATGACAACACACAGGCCGGTGAGGTTCTGGTCAG CATGGAGGGGAAGCGGTTTGTGGACCTGAGCAAGGATGAGGATTTCCCCCACGAGCTGGACCCGCTGGACGGGGAGCTGGACCCCGGCCTTCCCAGCACGGAGGATGTCATCCTCAAAACTGAGCAGGTCACCAAGAacatccaggagctgctgcgGGCAGCACAAGAGTCCAAGCATGACAG CTTTGTGCCCTGCTCAGAGAAGATCCACTTGGCTGTGACAGAGATGGCATCACTCTTCCCTAAG AAACCAGCACTGGAGACGGTGCGGAGCTCCCTGCGGCTGCTCAACACCAGCGCCTACCGGCTGCAGAGCGAGTGCCGCAAGACCGTGCCCCCCGAGCCCGGTGCCACCGTGGACTACCAGCTCCTGACCCAGCAGGTCATCCAGTGTGCCTACGACATCGCCAAGGCCGCCAAGCAGCTGGTCACCATCACCACGCGTGAGAAGAAGCAGTGA